A DNA window from Malus domestica chromosome 12, GDT2T_hap1 contains the following coding sequences:
- the LOC103454524 gene encoding NDR1/HIN1-like protein 3: MFGRSGGRCCNVVCCFCIFYNTIFCSVLALLIFVFIFNPQEPKFTITDASLTRFNFTDDNNTLHYNLALNITIRNPNRRVGIYYRRIQVIANYRKKRFAMVTLPSAPFYQGHKNTTILNHVLVEGQQLVVFGERDLSQLNSEAAAGLYSIDLKLALRVRARYGKFKPPNYKPYYKIDCSLKVPFSSNETSPIAFKATQCWNVYLFSNPGD; encoded by the coding sequence ATGTTTGGAAGGAGTGGTGGACGCTGCTGTAACGTTGTATGTTGCTTCTGCATATTCTACAACACCATCTTCTGCTCCGTCCTTGCCCTCCTCATATTCGTCTTCATCTTCAATCCCCAAGAGCCGAAATTCACCATCACCGATGCCTCTCTTACCCGATTCAATTTCACCGACGATAACAACACCCTCCACTACAACCTCGCTCTCAACATCACCATCCGAAACCCTAACAGAAGGGTTGGCATATACTACCGCCGCATCCAGGTCATAGCCAACTATAGAAAGAAGCGGTTTGCTATGGTGACATTACCTTCGGCGCCATTTTACCAAGGCCATAAGAACACAACCATTTTAAATCATGTACTAGTTGAAGGGCAACAGTTGGTGGTGTTTGGGGAACGTGACCTTTCCCAGTTGAACTCAGAGGCTGCTGCCGGGCTTTACAGTATTGATTTGAAGCTTGCTCTTCGGGTAAGAGCCAGGTATGGAAAGTTCAAGCCACCCAATTACAAGCCATATTACAAGATTGACTGCTCGCTGAAAGTTCCTTTCAGTTCAAATGAAACATCTCCAATTGCATTCAAGGCTACAC